A genomic stretch from Sander vitreus isolate 19-12246 chromosome 17, sanVit1, whole genome shotgun sequence includes:
- the dlg5a gene encoding disks large homolog 5a isoform X6 yields MEPKHKELLDQCHQNLLESITDADRLIELLIVSGTLSQLDRFELDQNCSSSAEKVDHLLKMLMNKESDHFLDLCVALEKAYPDLYTALFSNNGGGPVDHSTGSTYSVLSTMPSDSESSSSLSSVGSPVNGEASSPPPAINDNRPSGDNLDTILFQLRQVTRERDELRKRLALASPGTTFDDCRPNSKPSHDYERLKSQCMRAMADLQSLQNQHTKTLKRCEEAVKEADFYHMLHSRILGEQTQLKEEMETLRRDDTQLVREHNHLKQSCEELKRLHSQDQKELADLRLQQQQVMREKGSSEVLNKLYDTAMDKLEGVKKEYDALSKRYSEKVANHNTDLSRLEQAEEENRRLQKQMDALLKQRDSAMHYQQQYSTSIRRFDSVQQELNKSSTQNKELQREMERLQSEVTRYKNLQLKAAKDCEKYKEERDSVFNEYRLIMSERDQVIKELDKLQTELEAAEARLKNTSSERVVASEELEALRQELNSSLVDRDRAICERNELLEKYCHEVKDKAEAQKELSQACKDIEMVREERDVARKERTEAIIQRDQLLREYYQARQKQDSATLDMERANKEIEMLRKQYEAMSQELKEATQEAEVAKCRRDWAFQERDKIVAERESIRTLCDNLRRERDRAVSDLADALRNLDDMRKQKNDALRELKELKEKMESQLEKEARFCQLMAHSSHDSAIDTDSLEWETEVVEFEKNRDDMDLKALGFDIAEGVNDPYLPGDCGIFVTRVDKGSIADGRLRVNDWLLKINDMDLTNKDRKQVVKAFLNGGGLINMVVRRRKSLGGRLLTPVHINLVGHQDSGIGLESGVFVTALVQGSPAAREGSLTVGDRLIAINGIALDNKSVTECEALLRSCRDSLSLSLMKFFPHSTSGQNIFESLRESSEKSNGRIHLSEIHSRNSRNLKHNSSTQTDIFCPDVGTTSTSSISGERRKVRGESDEVYSDISKPFSTGSLHATSLRPASDLGTGRYGPSAFQECCPYTKAPSSLPFDPVSASDCITMETTLEKKHSGGTWPKMMVGGMSVAPDNTSPVTAAAQLSIYKSPKQRKSIFDPDTFKRPETPSSKMEYMAANQIAAVAAAATSHSPQPSKTESLSSSSTPTPTPPTPPTRSDSFKFKHKHQSSSASDCTITSDGKGEAAISIAAGERSERERDRNGNHYFLDGKVLTSRKSCDEDIGRTRGEEPEVKRPRPKSAPALRRRMTPQTITLPSFQSYSNDEHSPEPRDMLRSSPSRSHRHSVGFVPTVYNGTLPPNSVHRGLAPCPAVTAVMRNPVYTVRSHRVHTSNCPSVASQICHQHTHTSPQHQGRLSLDLSQQKRTSDYSESSSSRSSRASHGTNSLPSSARLGSSNNVQYRTERIKIPSTPRYPRSMLGSDRGSLSHSECSSPSLITPPHSPLNLETSSFASSQSQGSISTLPRISVSPLPIGERRKDRPYLEEPRNVIVHKGAEPLGISIVGGENGGIFVSKVTGGSIAHQAGLEYGDQLLEYNGINLRNATEQQARLIIGQQCDTITIMAQYNPHMYQLGIHSRSSSRLEPVSTHSTPQGSGAGTPDNHSTIDTLSEQDEGTLTPSSKQTTPTTSPNNFIRMPSEGSKKVDEPRLVTVRRPGVEVGVTLCGGNLRGVYIESLDEDSPARGPDGLLPGDIILEYNSVNMKNKTAEEVYVEMLKPAETVTFKVQHRPDDFSTLKDVPGDGFYISKYTQPAWQSQICCSGMTQEAPAREHFTTGWGRLRGTSVLRRMTSCTWMSLYQRAASGHGWPGS; encoded by the exons ATGGAGCCAAAGCACAAAGAGTTGCTAGACCAGTGCCACCAGAACTTATTAGAGTCCATAACCGATGCGGACCGACTGATTGAGCTGCTGATAGTTTCTGGTACCTTGAGCCAGCTCGATAGGTTTGAACTGGACCAGAACTGTTCATCCAGCGCCGAGAAAGTAGACCACCTTTTGAAGATGCTGATGAACAAGGAGAGCGACCATTTCCTCGACCTGTGTGTGGCCCTGGAGAAGGCATACCCTGACCTGTATACTGCCCTGTTCAGCAACAACGGCGGAGGACCTGTGGACCACTCCACCG GTTCCACATACAGCGTTCTCTCCACTATGCCGTCTGACTCAGAAAGCAGCAGCTCCCTCAGTAGTGTTG GTTCGCCCGTTAACGGTGAAGCATCCTCCCCACCCCCCGCCATTAACGACAACCGGCCATCCGGTGACAACCTGGACACCATCTTGTTCCAGCTCCGCCAGGTGACCAGGGAGAGGGATGAGCTCCGCAAGCGTCTGGCGTTGGCATCGCCCGGGACCACCTTCGATGACTGCAG GCCAAATTCCAAACCCAGTCATGATTATGAGCGTCTCAAAAGTCAGTGCATGAGGGCCATGGCAGATCTGCAGTCTCTCCAGAACCAGCACACCAAAACACTCAAGAGGTGCGAGGAGGCTGTAAAAGAGGCTGACTTCTACCA CATGCTGCACAGCCGCATCTTAGGCGAACAGACCCAGCtgaaggaggagatggagacACTCAGGAGGGATGACACTCAACTTGTCCGAGAGCACAACCACCTAAAACAGAGCTGCGAGGAGCTCAAACGACTGCACAGTCAAGACCAGAAAGAGTTAGCAGACCTCCGGCTGCAGCAACAGCAG GTAATGAGAGAGAAGGGCTCATCAGAGGTGTTAAACAAACTGTATGACACAGCTATGGACAAGCTGGAGGGCGTGAAGAAGGAGTATGACGCCCTGAGCAAGCGCTACAGTGAGAAGGTAGCTAACCACAACACAGACCTGAGCCGCCTTGAgcaggccgaggaggagaacCGAAGGCTGCAGAAGCAGATGGACGCACTGCTCAAACAGCGAGACTCGGCCATGCACTACCAGCAGCAGTACTCCACCTCGATAAGGAG GTTTGATTCAGTGCAGCAGGAACTGAACAAGTCCTCCACTCAGAACAaggagctgcagagagagatggagcgcCTGCAGTCGGAGGTGACACGCTACAAGAACTTGCAGCTGAAGGCTGCCAAGGACTGCGAGAAGTACAAGGAGGAGAGGGACTCTGTGTTCAACGAGTATCGTCTCATCATGAGTGAGAGGGACCAGGTGATCAAGGAGCTGGACAAGTTGCAGACAGAACTGGAGGCAGCCGAGGCCCGACTGAAAAACACCTCTTCAGAGAGAGTGGTTGCCAGTGAAGAGTTGGAGGCACTCCGGCAG GAGTTAAACTCGTCACTGGTGGACCGCGACAGGGCCATCTGCGAGAGGAACGAGCTGCTGGAGAAGTACTGCCACGAGGTGAAGGACAAGGCCGAGGCTCAGAAGGAGCTGAGTCAGGCCTGCAAGGACATCGAGATGGTACGGGAGGAGAGGGACGTGGCCCGCAAAGAGAGGACGGAGGCCATCATTCAAAGGGATCAGTTGCTCCGAGAGTACTATCAGGCCAGACAG AAACAAGACTCGGCCACCCTGGACATGGAACGAGCCAATAAGGAGATTGAGATGCTGAGGAAACAGTATGAGGCCATGTCCCAGGAACTGAAGGAGGCTACACAGGAGGCAGAGGTGGCCAAATGTCGACGGGACTGGGCCTTTCAAGAGAGGGACAAAATAGtggcagagagggagagcataAG GACTCTGTGTGATAACCTACGGCGGGAGAGGGACCGGGCAGTCAGCGATCTGGCCGATGCCCTGCGTAATCTCGACGATATGAGGAAACAGAAGAATGATGCGTTGCGAGAGCTCAAAGAACTAAA AGAGAAGATGGAGAGCCAGCTGGAGAAGGAGGCCCGGTTCTGTCAGCTAATGGCCCACAGCTCTCACGACTCAGCCATCGACACAGACTCCCTGGAGTGGGAGACAGAGGTGGTGGAGTTTGAGAAAAACAGG GACGACATGGATTTAAAGGCACTTGGGTTTGATATCGCTGAGGGGGTAAATGATCCGTATTTACCAGGAGATTGTGGTATATTTGTTACAAGAGTGGACAAAGGAAGTATCGCAGATGGAAGGTTAAG AGTGAATGATTGGTTGTTGAAGATTAATGACATGGACCTGACCAATAAGGACAGGAAGCAGGTGGTGAAGGCCTTCCTTAATGGTGGCGGATTGATCAACATGGTAGTAcgaagaaggaagtctctggGAGGAAGGCTCCTCACTCCTGTCCACATCAACCTCGTGGGACACCAAG ACAGTGGTATTGGTCTGGAGAGCGGTGTGTTTGTCACTGCCCTTGTCCAGGGCAGTCCAGCAGCCAGGGAAGGCTCTCTCACAGTTGGAGACAGACTGATCGCT ATAAATGGCATTGCTCTGGATAACAAATCTGTGACAGAGTGCGAGGCTCTGTTGAGGAGCTGCAGGGACTCTCTTAGCCTCTCTCTCATGAAG TTCTTCCCTCACAGTACGTCAGGCCAGAACATCTTTGAGAGTCTGCGTGAGTCTTCAGAGAAGTCCAATGGGCGCATTCACCTGTCTGAGATTCACTCCCGGAACAGCCGCAACCTGAAACACAACAGCTCGACACAGACTGACATATTCTGCCCTGATGTTGGAACCACCAGCACAAGTAGCATCTCTGGGGAGAGGAGGAAGGTCAGAGGAGAATCTGATGAGGTGTACAGCGACATCAGCAAGCCGTTCTCCACAGGGTCCCTCCATGCTACTAGTCTTCGGCCGGCCTCTGACTTGGGCACTGGCCGCTATGGCCCCAGTGCTTTCCAAGAGTGCTGTCCATACACAAAGGCGCCTTCCTCCTTGCCCTTTGACCCTGTCTCTGCCTCAGACTGCATCACAATGGAGACAACCCTGGAGAAGAAGCACAGTGGAGGCACATGGCCCAAGATGATGGTGGGAGGTATGTCGGTTGCACCAGATAACACCAGTCCAGTCACAGCAGCAGCCCAGCTCTCCATCTACAAATCGCCCAAGCAGAGGAAGTCCATCTTTGACCCAGACACTTTCAAACGCCCCGAAACACCTTCCTCTAAGATGGAGTACAtggcagccaatcagattgCAGCAGTGGCCGCCGCTGCAACTTCCCACTCCCCGCAGCCTTCGAAGACAgagtccctctcctcctcatccaccCCTACCCCAACCCCTCCAACCCCACCCACTCGCAGTGACTCCTTTAAGttcaaacacaaacatcaaagcagctctgcctctgactgCACGATCACCTCAGACGGCAAAGGAGAGGCTGCCATCTCCATTGCGGCGGGAGAGAGAAGCGAGCGAGAAAGAGACAGGAATGGAAACCACTATTTCCTGGACGGCAAGGTCCTCACCTCGAGGAAGTCATGCGATGAGGACATCGGCCGAACCAGAGGGGAGGAGCCAGAGGTGAAGAGGCCGCGCCCCAAATCTGCCCCTGCCCTTCGACGTAGGATGACCCCCCAGACCATCACTCTTCCCTCCTTCCAA AGCTACTCCAACGATGAGCATTCACCAGAGCCCAGGGACATGCTGCGTTCCTCCCCCAGCCGCTCCCATAGGCACAGCGTCGGCTTTGTCCCCACAGTCTACAATGGCACACTACCTCCTA ATTCAGTCCACCGGGGTCTGGCTCCTTGCCCCGCTGTGACAGCCGTGATGAGGAATCCAGTGTACACCGTGCGCAGTCACCGCGTTCATACCAGCAACTGTCCATCTGTCGCCTCCCAGATATGTCACCAGCACACCCACACCAG cCCACAACACCAGGGCCGTCTGAGCCTGGACCTGAGCCAGCAGAAGCGCACAAGTGACTACTCTGAATCCTCATCGTCACGCAGCAGCAGAGCTTCACACGGTACAAACTCACTGCCCTCCAGCGCACGACTCG GTTCTTCCAATAATGTCCAGTACCGCACAGAGAGGATCAAAATCCCTTCCACTCCCCGCTACCCCCGCTCCATGCTGGGGTCAGACAGAG GCTCCCTCTCACACTCTGAGTGTAGCAGTCCCAGTCTCATCACACCTCCGCATTCGCCACTCAATCTGGAGACTTCCTCGTTTGccagcagccaatcacaaggCTCCATTTCCACTTTACCTCGGATCTCAGTCAGCCCTTTGCCAATAGGGGAGCGCAGGAAAGACAG GCCATACTTGGAGGAACCCCGCAATGTAATTGTGCACAAAGGCGCGGAGCCTCTGGGCATCTCCATCGTCGGGGGGGAGAACGGAGGGATCTTTGTTTCTAAAGTTACTGGAGGTAGCATCGCCCACCAGGCAGGATTGGAGTATGGAGACCAATTACTGGAG TATAACGGCATCAACCTGCGGAACGCTACGGAGCAGCAAGCTCGACTCATCATCGGCCAGCAGTGTGACACCATCACCATTATGGCCCAGTACAACCCACACATGTACCAGCTGGGCATCCACTCCCGCTCCAG CTCCCGCTTGGAGCCAGTCAGTACTCACTCGACTCCCCAGGGGAGCGGAGCTGGCACCCCCGACAACCACTCCACCATTGATACACTCAGCGAACAGGACGAGGGCACGCTCACTCCTTCCTCCAAACAGACCACACCCACTACCAGTCCCAACAATTTCATCAG AATGCCGTCTGAGGGCAGCAAGAAGGTGGATGAGCCGAGGCTTGTGACGGTGCGCAGGCCTGGGGTGGAGGTGGGAGTGACACTCTGTGGAGGGAACCTACGGGGCGTTTACATAGAGAGTCTGGATGAGGACAGTCCTGCCAGAGGCCCTGATGGGCTGCTTCCTGGGGACATCATTCTGGAG TACAACTCGGTGAATATGAAGAATAAGACGGCAGAAGAGGTGTATGTCGAAATGCTGAAGCCTGCAGAGACGGTCACATTCAAGGTGCAGCATCGGCCAGATGACTTCAGCACACTCAAAGATGTTCCAGGAGATGGCTTTTATATTAg TAAATACACGCAGCCTGCCTGGCAGTCACAGATATGCTGCTCTGGAATGACTCAAGAGGCTCCAGCAAGAG AGCACTTTACGACCGGGTGGGGGAGGCTGAGGGGGACCTCAGTTTTAAGAAGGATGACATCCTGTACGTGGATGAGTCTTTACCAAAGGGCAGCTTCGGGACATGGATGGCCTGGCAGCTAG
- the dlg5a gene encoding disks large homolog 5a isoform X5, producing the protein MEPKHKELLDQCHQNLLESITDADRLIELLIVSGTLSQLDRFELDQNCSSSAEKVDHLLKMLMNKESDHFLDLCVALEKAYPDLYTALFSNNGGGPVDHSTGSTYSVLSTMPSDSESSSSLSSVGSPVNGEASSPPPAINDNRPSGDNLDTILFQLRQVTRERDELRKRLALASPGTTFDDCRPNSKPSHDYERLKSQCMRAMADLQSLQNQHTKTLKRCEEAVKEADFYHMLHSRILGEQTQLKEEMETLRRDDTQLVREHNHLKQSCEELKRLHSQDQKELADLRLQQQQVMREKGSSEVLNKLYDTAMDKLEGVKKEYDALSKRYSEKVANHNTDLSRLEQAEEENRRLQKQMDALLKQRDSAMHYQQQYSTSIRRFDSVQQELNKSSTQNKELQREMERLQSEVTRYKNLQLKAAKDCEKYKEERDSVFNEYRLIMSERDQVIKELDKLQTELEAAEARLKNTSSERVVASEELEALRQELNSSLVDRDRAICERNELLEKYCHEVKDKAEAQKELSQACKDIEMVREERDVARKERTEAIIQRDQLLREYYQARQKQDSATLDMERANKEIEMLRKQYEAMSQELKEATQEAEVAKCRRDWAFQERDKIVAERESIRTLCDNLRRERDRAVSDLADALRNLDDMRKQKNDALRELKELKEKMESQLEKEARFCQLMAHSSHDSAIDTDSLEWETEVVEFEKNRDDMDLKALGFDIAEGVNDPYLPGDCGIFVTRVDKGSIADGRLRVNDWLLKINDMDLTNKDRKQVVKAFLNGGGLINMVVRRRKSLGGRLLTPVHINLVGHQDSGIGLESGVFVTALVQGSPAAREGSLTVGDRLIAINGIALDNKSVTECEALLRSCRDSLSLSLMKFFPHSTSGQNIFESLRESSEKSNGRIHLSEIHSRNSRNLKHNSSTQTDIFCPDVGTTSTSSISGERRKVRGESDEVYSDISKPFSTGSLHATSLRPASDLGTGRYGPSAFQECCPYTKAPSSLPFDPVSASDCITMETTLEKKHSGGTWPKMMVGGMSVAPDNTSPVTAAAQLSIYKSPKQRKSIFDPDTFKRPETPSSKMEYMAANQIAAVAAAATSHSPQPSKTESLSSSSTPTPTPPTPPTRSDSFKFKHKHQSSSASDCTITSDGKGEAAISIAAGERSERERDRNGNHYFLDGKVLTSRKSCDEDIGRTRGEEPEVKRPRPKSAPALRRRMTPQTITLPSFQSYSNDEHSPEPRDMLRSSPSRSHRHSVGFVPTVYNGTLPPNSVHRGLAPCPAVTAVMRNPVYTVRSHRVHTSNCPSVASQICHQHTHTSPQHQGRLSLDLSQQKRTSDYSESSSSRSSRASHGTNSLPSSARLGSSNNVQYRTERIKIPSTPRYPRSMLGSDRGSLSHSECSSPSLITPPHSPLNLETSSFASSQSQGSISTLPRISVSPLPIGERRKDRPYLEEPRNVIVHKGAEPLGISIVGGENGGIFVSKVTGGSIAHQAGLEYGDQLLEYNGINLRNATEQQARLIIGQQCDTITIMAQYNPHMYQLGIHSRSSSRLEPVSTHSTPQGSGAGTPDNHSTIDTLSEQDEGTLTPSSKQTTPTTSPNNFIRMPSEGSKKVDEPRLVTVRRPGVEVGVTLCGGNLRGVYIESLDEDSPARGPDGLLPGDIILEYNSVNMKNKTAEEVYVEMLKPAETVTFKVQHRPDDFSTLKDVPGDGFYIRALYDRVGEAEGDLSFKKDDILYVDESLPKGSFGTWMAWQLDENAQQIQRGQIPSKYMMDQEFYRRHSVTEMKEDSSKTLSAAARRSFFRRKQKHKRSSSKDSKEMVALDAISTDSIPFLDDCVSLAYQRVQKVECTSPRPVLILGPLTDAVKEMLVKESPGKFCRCLLEVMKASQQAIERGVKDCLFIDYKRRSGHFDVTTVASIKEITDKGCHCLLDIAPHAIERLHSVHIYPIVVFVRYKNAKQIKFLSQDAHWQNK; encoded by the exons ATGGAGCCAAAGCACAAAGAGTTGCTAGACCAGTGCCACCAGAACTTATTAGAGTCCATAACCGATGCGGACCGACTGATTGAGCTGCTGATAGTTTCTGGTACCTTGAGCCAGCTCGATAGGTTTGAACTGGACCAGAACTGTTCATCCAGCGCCGAGAAAGTAGACCACCTTTTGAAGATGCTGATGAACAAGGAGAGCGACCATTTCCTCGACCTGTGTGTGGCCCTGGAGAAGGCATACCCTGACCTGTATACTGCCCTGTTCAGCAACAACGGCGGAGGACCTGTGGACCACTCCACCG GTTCCACATACAGCGTTCTCTCCACTATGCCGTCTGACTCAGAAAGCAGCAGCTCCCTCAGTAGTGTTG GTTCGCCCGTTAACGGTGAAGCATCCTCCCCACCCCCCGCCATTAACGACAACCGGCCATCCGGTGACAACCTGGACACCATCTTGTTCCAGCTCCGCCAGGTGACCAGGGAGAGGGATGAGCTCCGCAAGCGTCTGGCGTTGGCATCGCCCGGGACCACCTTCGATGACTGCAG GCCAAATTCCAAACCCAGTCATGATTATGAGCGTCTCAAAAGTCAGTGCATGAGGGCCATGGCAGATCTGCAGTCTCTCCAGAACCAGCACACCAAAACACTCAAGAGGTGCGAGGAGGCTGTAAAAGAGGCTGACTTCTACCA CATGCTGCACAGCCGCATCTTAGGCGAACAGACCCAGCtgaaggaggagatggagacACTCAGGAGGGATGACACTCAACTTGTCCGAGAGCACAACCACCTAAAACAGAGCTGCGAGGAGCTCAAACGACTGCACAGTCAAGACCAGAAAGAGTTAGCAGACCTCCGGCTGCAGCAACAGCAG GTAATGAGAGAGAAGGGCTCATCAGAGGTGTTAAACAAACTGTATGACACAGCTATGGACAAGCTGGAGGGCGTGAAGAAGGAGTATGACGCCCTGAGCAAGCGCTACAGTGAGAAGGTAGCTAACCACAACACAGACCTGAGCCGCCTTGAgcaggccgaggaggagaacCGAAGGCTGCAGAAGCAGATGGACGCACTGCTCAAACAGCGAGACTCGGCCATGCACTACCAGCAGCAGTACTCCACCTCGATAAGGAG GTTTGATTCAGTGCAGCAGGAACTGAACAAGTCCTCCACTCAGAACAaggagctgcagagagagatggagcgcCTGCAGTCGGAGGTGACACGCTACAAGAACTTGCAGCTGAAGGCTGCCAAGGACTGCGAGAAGTACAAGGAGGAGAGGGACTCTGTGTTCAACGAGTATCGTCTCATCATGAGTGAGAGGGACCAGGTGATCAAGGAGCTGGACAAGTTGCAGACAGAACTGGAGGCAGCCGAGGCCCGACTGAAAAACACCTCTTCAGAGAGAGTGGTTGCCAGTGAAGAGTTGGAGGCACTCCGGCAG GAGTTAAACTCGTCACTGGTGGACCGCGACAGGGCCATCTGCGAGAGGAACGAGCTGCTGGAGAAGTACTGCCACGAGGTGAAGGACAAGGCCGAGGCTCAGAAGGAGCTGAGTCAGGCCTGCAAGGACATCGAGATGGTACGGGAGGAGAGGGACGTGGCCCGCAAAGAGAGGACGGAGGCCATCATTCAAAGGGATCAGTTGCTCCGAGAGTACTATCAGGCCAGACAG AAACAAGACTCGGCCACCCTGGACATGGAACGAGCCAATAAGGAGATTGAGATGCTGAGGAAACAGTATGAGGCCATGTCCCAGGAACTGAAGGAGGCTACACAGGAGGCAGAGGTGGCCAAATGTCGACGGGACTGGGCCTTTCAAGAGAGGGACAAAATAGtggcagagagggagagcataAG GACTCTGTGTGATAACCTACGGCGGGAGAGGGACCGGGCAGTCAGCGATCTGGCCGATGCCCTGCGTAATCTCGACGATATGAGGAAACAGAAGAATGATGCGTTGCGAGAGCTCAAAGAACTAAA AGAGAAGATGGAGAGCCAGCTGGAGAAGGAGGCCCGGTTCTGTCAGCTAATGGCCCACAGCTCTCACGACTCAGCCATCGACACAGACTCCCTGGAGTGGGAGACAGAGGTGGTGGAGTTTGAGAAAAACAGG GACGACATGGATTTAAAGGCACTTGGGTTTGATATCGCTGAGGGGGTAAATGATCCGTATTTACCAGGAGATTGTGGTATATTTGTTACAAGAGTGGACAAAGGAAGTATCGCAGATGGAAGGTTAAG AGTGAATGATTGGTTGTTGAAGATTAATGACATGGACCTGACCAATAAGGACAGGAAGCAGGTGGTGAAGGCCTTCCTTAATGGTGGCGGATTGATCAACATGGTAGTAcgaagaaggaagtctctggGAGGAAGGCTCCTCACTCCTGTCCACATCAACCTCGTGGGACACCAAG ACAGTGGTATTGGTCTGGAGAGCGGTGTGTTTGTCACTGCCCTTGTCCAGGGCAGTCCAGCAGCCAGGGAAGGCTCTCTCACAGTTGGAGACAGACTGATCGCT ATAAATGGCATTGCTCTGGATAACAAATCTGTGACAGAGTGCGAGGCTCTGTTGAGGAGCTGCAGGGACTCTCTTAGCCTCTCTCTCATGAAG TTCTTCCCTCACAGTACGTCAGGCCAGAACATCTTTGAGAGTCTGCGTGAGTCTTCAGAGAAGTCCAATGGGCGCATTCACCTGTCTGAGATTCACTCCCGGAACAGCCGCAACCTGAAACACAACAGCTCGACACAGACTGACATATTCTGCCCTGATGTTGGAACCACCAGCACAAGTAGCATCTCTGGGGAGAGGAGGAAGGTCAGAGGAGAATCTGATGAGGTGTACAGCGACATCAGCAAGCCGTTCTCCACAGGGTCCCTCCATGCTACTAGTCTTCGGCCGGCCTCTGACTTGGGCACTGGCCGCTATGGCCCCAGTGCTTTCCAAGAGTGCTGTCCATACACAAAGGCGCCTTCCTCCTTGCCCTTTGACCCTGTCTCTGCCTCAGACTGCATCACAATGGAGACAACCCTGGAGAAGAAGCACAGTGGAGGCACATGGCCCAAGATGATGGTGGGAGGTATGTCGGTTGCACCAGATAACACCAGTCCAGTCACAGCAGCAGCCCAGCTCTCCATCTACAAATCGCCCAAGCAGAGGAAGTCCATCTTTGACCCAGACACTTTCAAACGCCCCGAAACACCTTCCTCTAAGATGGAGTACAtggcagccaatcagattgCAGCAGTGGCCGCCGCTGCAACTTCCCACTCCCCGCAGCCTTCGAAGACAgagtccctctcctcctcatccaccCCTACCCCAACCCCTCCAACCCCACCCACTCGCAGTGACTCCTTTAAGttcaaacacaaacatcaaagcagctctgcctctgactgCACGATCACCTCAGACGGCAAAGGAGAGGCTGCCATCTCCATTGCGGCGGGAGAGAGAAGCGAGCGAGAAAGAGACAGGAATGGAAACCACTATTTCCTGGACGGCAAGGTCCTCACCTCGAGGAAGTCATGCGATGAGGACATCGGCCGAACCAGAGGGGAGGAGCCAGAGGTGAAGAGGCCGCGCCCCAAATCTGCCCCTGCCCTTCGACGTAGGATGACCCCCCAGACCATCACTCTTCCCTCCTTCCAA AGCTACTCCAACGATGAGCATTCACCAGAGCCCAGGGACATGCTGCGTTCCTCCCCCAGCCGCTCCCATAGGCACAGCGTCGGCTTTGTCCCCACAGTCTACAATGGCACACTACCTCCTA ATTCAGTCCACCGGGGTCTGGCTCCTTGCCCCGCTGTGACAGCCGTGATGAGGAATCCAGTGTACACCGTGCGCAGTCACCGCGTTCATACCAGCAACTGTCCATCTGTCGCCTCCCAGATATGTCACCAGCACACCCACACCAG cCCACAACACCAGGGCCGTCTGAGCCTGGACCTGAGCCAGCAGAAGCGCACAAGTGACTACTCTGAATCCTCATCGTCACGCAGCAGCAGAGCTTCACACGGTACAAACTCACTGCCCTCCAGCGCACGACTCG GTTCTTCCAATAATGTCCAGTACCGCACAGAGAGGATCAAAATCCCTTCCACTCCCCGCTACCCCCGCTCCATGCTGGGGTCAGACAGAG GCTCCCTCTCACACTCTGAGTGTAGCAGTCCCAGTCTCATCACACCTCCGCATTCGCCACTCAATCTGGAGACTTCCTCGTTTGccagcagccaatcacaaggCTCCATTTCCACTTTACCTCGGATCTCAGTCAGCCCTTTGCCAATAGGGGAGCGCAGGAAAGACAG GCCATACTTGGAGGAACCCCGCAATGTAATTGTGCACAAAGGCGCGGAGCCTCTGGGCATCTCCATCGTCGGGGGGGAGAACGGAGGGATCTTTGTTTCTAAAGTTACTGGAGGTAGCATCGCCCACCAGGCAGGATTGGAGTATGGAGACCAATTACTGGAG TATAACGGCATCAACCTGCGGAACGCTACGGAGCAGCAAGCTCGACTCATCATCGGCCAGCAGTGTGACACCATCACCATTATGGCCCAGTACAACCCACACATGTACCAGCTGGGCATCCACTCCCGCTCCAG CTCCCGCTTGGAGCCAGTCAGTACTCACTCGACTCCCCAGGGGAGCGGAGCTGGCACCCCCGACAACCACTCCACCATTGATACACTCAGCGAACAGGACGAGGGCACGCTCACTCCTTCCTCCAAACAGACCACACCCACTACCAGTCCCAACAATTTCATCAG AATGCCGTCTGAGGGCAGCAAGAAGGTGGATGAGCCGAGGCTTGTGACGGTGCGCAGGCCTGGGGTGGAGGTGGGAGTGACACTCTGTGGAGGGAACCTACGGGGCGTTTACATAGAGAGTCTGGATGAGGACAGTCCTGCCAGAGGCCCTGATGGGCTGCTTCCTGGGGACATCATTCTGGAG TACAACTCGGTGAATATGAAGAATAAGACGGCAGAAGAGGTGTATGTCGAAATGCTGAAGCCTGCAGAGACGGTCACATTCAAGGTGCAGCATCGGCCAGATGACTTCAGCACACTCAAAGATGTTCCAGGAGATGGCTTTTATATTAg AGCACTTTACGACCGGGTGGGGGAGGCTGAGGGGGACCTCAGTTTTAAGAAGGATGACATCCTGTACGTGGATGAGTCTTTACCAAAGGGCAGCTTCGGGACATGGATGGCCTGGCAGCTAGATGAGAATGCACAGCAGATCCAGAGGGGGCAGATCCCCAGCAAGTACAT gatgGACCAAGAGTTTTACCGCAGACACAGTGTGACAGAAATGAAGGAAGACTCCAGTAAGACACTCTCTGCAGCGGCCCGCAGATCCTTCTTCAggagaaaacagaaacacaaacgcAGCAGCTCCAAAGACAGCAAAGAGATGGTGGCTCTGGACGCCATCAGCACAGACTCCATTCCCTTCCTTGATG ACTGTGTGAGCCTGGCATACCAGCGGGTCCAGAAGGTGGAGTGCACCTCTCCCCGACCGGTACTCATCCTTGGGCCGCTCACTGACGCCGTCAAGGAGATGCTGGTCAAAGAGTCTCCTGGGAAGTTCTGCAGATGTTTACTGG AGGTGATGAAGGCATCCCAGCAAGCCATCGAGCGGGGCGTCAAAGACTGCCTCTTCATCGACTACAAGCGCAGGAGTGGCCATTTTGACGTGACCACTGTTGCTTCTATAAAGGAAATAACAGATAAG GGCTGTCACTGTTTGCTCGACATTGCCCCGCACGCCATTGAAAGGCTCCACAGCGTTCACATTTATCCAATTGTTGTCTTCGTCCGCTACAAAAATGCAAAGCAGATTAA ATTTCTCTCCCAAGACGCTCACTGGCAAAATAAGTAA